From Camelina sativa cultivar DH55 chromosome 7, Cs, whole genome shotgun sequence, one genomic window encodes:
- the LOC104703727 gene encoding probable disease resistance protein At1g61310 isoform X1 yields MGSCLSIGVSGDDLIRIFSYLCGEGYIRNLRDNLKNLEREMEDLKAIEDDVQNKVATEERQLRQMRESVKLWLGRVEKTDTEFKDLLRISPTELQNLCLCDLLSKDVRSSYNYGKSVSLLLEEVKKLKSEGHFGEFTDPSSEIVEMPTQPTVGQEEMLEKAWNRLKEDRVGIMGLHGMGGVGKTTLFKKIHNKFTEISGTFDVVIWIVVSQGATISKLQEEIAAKLHLYCDENKNESDKAADIYKYLNKKSFVLMLDDIWEEVDLEAIGIPFPTRENGCKVAFTTRSQEVCGRMGDHDAMEIKCLERDEAWELFKSKVGDNTLSRDPGIVKLARRVADKCRGLPLALKVIGKAMSSKTTVREWEHAMDVLTRSAAEFSSDMENKILSILKFSYDSLGDEQIQSCFLYCALFPEDELIDVDDLIHLWICEGFLGEYQVIKEVYNKGYAMLRTLIRANLLAEIGTELVVMHDVVREMALWIASDFGKQKENFVVHANVGLVEIPEVKDWGAVRRMSLMKNHIKEITCSSSKCTELTTLFLQENQLKNLSGEFLQSMKKLVVLDLSKNSNLSELPEQISELVSLQYLDLSYTSIEKLPVGLQELKKLTHLLLHAIRKLCSISGISRLVSLRVLSLFGSNVHGDVSLLKELQLLEKLQELMITVSAELSLEKILLGDQRLANCITYLEIIDFQEKPLDLSSLESIENLRVLYLKSSHVSDINNPTIPCFTNLSTMIISECHSMKDLTWILVAPNLCSLCISDSVAVEEIINKEKATDLTGIAPLLKLELLGLDNLSKLESIYRSPLPFPFLRRIFVWKCPKLRKFPLNATSVPQVDEFNIKMEETELEWEDEDTKNRFLPSLNRPNRFIV; encoded by the exons aTGGGGAGTTGTTTGTCTATAGGAGTTTCTGGTGATGATCTGATACGTATCTTTAGCTACTTATGCGGTGAAGGTTATATTCGAAACCTAAGGGATAATCTCAAGAATCTGGAGAGGGAAATGGAAGATCTCAAAGCAATTGAAGATGACGTGCAGAACAAGGTTGCGACAGAGGAGAGACAACTTCGACAAATGCGTGAATCTGTCAAGTTATGGCTTGGACGTGTCGAGAAAACCGATACAGAGTTTAAAGATCTGCTTCGTATTAGTCCCACTGAGCTTCAAAATTTGTGTCTCTGTGATTTGTTGTCAAAAGATGTACGTTCAAGCTACAATTATGGGAAAAGCGTATCCTTGTTGTTGGAAGAGGTTAAGAAACTCAAATCGGAGGGTCATTTTGGAGAGTTTACTGACCCATCATCTGAAATAGTGGAGATGCCTACTCAGCCTACGGTTGGTCAGGAAGAAATGCTCGAGAAGGCGTGGAATCGCCTAAAGGAAGATAGAGTCGGAATCATGGGCCTGCACGGTATGGGTGGTGTTGGGAAAACTACCCTTTTCAAGAAAATCCACAATAAGTTCACTGAAATATCTGGTACGTTCGACGTAGTGATCTGGATCGTGGTATCTCAAGGCGCAACGATTTCAAAGCTTCAAGAAGAGATTGCAGCAAAACTACACCTTTATTGCGACgagaacaaaaatgaaagtgATAAGGCCGctgatatatacaaatatttaaataagaagagttttgttttgatgcTAGATGATATATGGGAGGAAGTGGATTTAGAAGCCATTGGAATTCCGTTTCCAACCAGAGAAAATGGATGCAAAGTAGCATTCACCACTCGTTCTCAAGAAGTATGTGGGCGGATGGGGGATCATGACGCAATGGAAATCAAATGTTTGGAACGAGATGAAGCATGGGAATTGTTTAAAAGCAAAGTCGGAGACAATACATTAAGTAGAGATCCAGGCATTGTCAAGCTAGCAAGAAGGGTTGCTGATAAGTGTCGTGGTCTGCCACTAGCGCTTAAGGTAATTGGTAAGGCAATGTCATCTAAAACTACAGTACGAGAATGGGAGCATGCAATGGATGTTTTGACAAGATCCGCTGCAGAGTTTTCTTCTgacatggaaaataaaattctttcaatTCTGAAGTTCAGCTATGATAGCTTGGGGGATGAACAAATCCAGTCTTGTTTCTTGTATTGTGCTCTGTTTCCAGAAGATGAATTGATAGATGTTGATGACTTGATACACTTATGGATATGCGAGGGATTCCTGGGGGAATACCAAGTTATAAAAGAAGTGTATAATAAGGGTTATGCAATGCTTCGTACCCTTATCCGTGCAAATTTGCTCGCAGAGATTGGCACAGAATTGGTTGTGATGCATGACGTGGTTCGTGAAATGGCTCTGTGGATTGCATCCGATTTTGGGAAACAGAAAGAGAATTTTGTTGTCCATGCAAACGTCGGATTAGTTGAAATACCAGAAGTCAAGGATTGGGGAGCTGTGAGAAGGATGTCATTAATGAAGAATCATATTAAAGAGATAACATGCAGCAGTTCCAAGTGTACTGAACTTACAACTCTGTTCCTTCAAGAGAATCAATTGAAGAATCTCTCCGGTGAATTCCTTCAGTCTATGAAAAAGCTAGTTGTTTTGGATTTGTCGAAGAATTCCAACTTGAGTGAACTTCCAGAGCAGATATCAGAGCTGGTCTCCTTGCAGTATCTTGACTTGTCTTATACAAGTATAGAAAAACTGCCGGTTGGTCTCCAAGAGTTGAAAAAGCTAACTCACCTGCTTTTACATGCTATAAGGAAACTTTGTAGTATCAGTGGGATATCAAGGTTGGTGAGTTTAAGAGTGTTGAGTCTGTTTGGATCTAATGTTCATGGAGATGTTAGTTTATTAAAAGAGCTGCAGCTCTTGGAGAAACTACAAGAGCTAATGATAACGGTGTCGGCTGAGTTAAGTttggagaaaatattattaGGGGATCAAAGGTTGGCAAACTGCATAACATATCTGGAGATTATCGATTTTCAAGAAAAGCCACTCGATTTATCATCCCTGGAGAGTATTGAGAATCTTCGTGTGCTATACCTGAAAAGTAGCCATGTCTCGGATATTAATAATCCGACAATTCCATGCTTTACCAACCTCTCAACAATGATAATAAGTGAGTGCCATAGCATGAAGGATCTCACTTGGATATTGGTTGCTCCAAATCTTTGCTCGCTATGTATTTCAGATTCCGTAGCAGTGGAagaaataataaacaaagagaaagcaaCCGATCTTACAGGTATTGCCCCACTTCTGAAACTAGAATTATTAGGTTTGGATAATTTGTCGAAGCTGGAGAGTATCTACCGGAGTCCTCTCCCCTTTCCATTTTTGAGGCGCATATTTGTATGGAAGTGTCCAAAGCTCAGAAAGTTTCCCTTAAATGCTACAAGTGTCCCACAAGTTGAtgaatttaacattaaaatggAGGAAACTGAGCTTGAGTGGGAGGACGAAGATACCAAAAATCGATTCTTGCCTTCGTTAAATCGG ccAAATCGGTTCATTGTCTAA
- the LOC104703727 gene encoding probable disease resistance protein At1g61310 isoform X2, whose translation MGSCLSIGVSGDDLIRIFSYLCGEGYIRNLRDNLKNLEREMEDLKAIEDDVQNKVATEERQLRQMRESVKLWLGRVEKTDTEFKDLLRISPTELQNLCLCDLLSKDVRSSYNYGKSVSLLLEEVKKLKSEGHFGEFTDPSSEIVEMPTQPTVGQEEMLEKAWNRLKEDRVGIMGLHGMGGVGKTTLFKKIHNKFTEISGTFDVVIWIVVSQGATISKLQEEIAAKLHLYCDENKNESDKAADIYKYLNKKSFVLMLDDIWEEVDLEAIGIPFPTRENGCKVAFTTRSQEVCGRMGDHDAMEIKCLERDEAWELFKSKVGDNTLSRDPGIVKLARRVADKCRGLPLALKVIGKAMSSKTTVREWEHAMDVLTRSAAEFSSDMENKILSILKFSYDSLGDEQIQSCFLYCALFPEDELIDVDDLIHLWICEGFLGEYQVIKEVYNKGYAMLRTLIRANLLAEIGTELVVMHDVVREMALWIASDFGKQKENFVVHANVGLVEIPEVKDWGAVRRMSLMKNHIKEITCSSSKCTELTTLFLQENQLKNLSGEFLQSMKKLVVLDLSKNSNLSELPEQISELVSLQYLDLSYTSIEKLPVGLQELKKLTHLLLHAIRKLCSISGISRLVSLRVLSLFGSNVHGDVSLLKELQLLEKLQELMITVSAELSLEKILLGDQRLANCITYLEIIDFQEKPLDLSSLESIENLRVLYLKSSHVSDINNPTIPCFTNLSTMIISECHSMKDLTWILVAPNLCSLCISDSVAVEEIINKEKATDLTGIAPLLKLELLGLDNLSKLESIYRSPLPFPFLRRIFVWKCPKLRKFPLNATSVPQVDEFNIKMEETELEWEDEDTKNRFLPSQIGSLSKDPLLKIGILHCENQNHRFVLLLLSLSSSSSVCVCVLFIWI comes from the exons aTGGGGAGTTGTTTGTCTATAGGAGTTTCTGGTGATGATCTGATACGTATCTTTAGCTACTTATGCGGTGAAGGTTATATTCGAAACCTAAGGGATAATCTCAAGAATCTGGAGAGGGAAATGGAAGATCTCAAAGCAATTGAAGATGACGTGCAGAACAAGGTTGCGACAGAGGAGAGACAACTTCGACAAATGCGTGAATCTGTCAAGTTATGGCTTGGACGTGTCGAGAAAACCGATACAGAGTTTAAAGATCTGCTTCGTATTAGTCCCACTGAGCTTCAAAATTTGTGTCTCTGTGATTTGTTGTCAAAAGATGTACGTTCAAGCTACAATTATGGGAAAAGCGTATCCTTGTTGTTGGAAGAGGTTAAGAAACTCAAATCGGAGGGTCATTTTGGAGAGTTTACTGACCCATCATCTGAAATAGTGGAGATGCCTACTCAGCCTACGGTTGGTCAGGAAGAAATGCTCGAGAAGGCGTGGAATCGCCTAAAGGAAGATAGAGTCGGAATCATGGGCCTGCACGGTATGGGTGGTGTTGGGAAAACTACCCTTTTCAAGAAAATCCACAATAAGTTCACTGAAATATCTGGTACGTTCGACGTAGTGATCTGGATCGTGGTATCTCAAGGCGCAACGATTTCAAAGCTTCAAGAAGAGATTGCAGCAAAACTACACCTTTATTGCGACgagaacaaaaatgaaagtgATAAGGCCGctgatatatacaaatatttaaataagaagagttttgttttgatgcTAGATGATATATGGGAGGAAGTGGATTTAGAAGCCATTGGAATTCCGTTTCCAACCAGAGAAAATGGATGCAAAGTAGCATTCACCACTCGTTCTCAAGAAGTATGTGGGCGGATGGGGGATCATGACGCAATGGAAATCAAATGTTTGGAACGAGATGAAGCATGGGAATTGTTTAAAAGCAAAGTCGGAGACAATACATTAAGTAGAGATCCAGGCATTGTCAAGCTAGCAAGAAGGGTTGCTGATAAGTGTCGTGGTCTGCCACTAGCGCTTAAGGTAATTGGTAAGGCAATGTCATCTAAAACTACAGTACGAGAATGGGAGCATGCAATGGATGTTTTGACAAGATCCGCTGCAGAGTTTTCTTCTgacatggaaaataaaattctttcaatTCTGAAGTTCAGCTATGATAGCTTGGGGGATGAACAAATCCAGTCTTGTTTCTTGTATTGTGCTCTGTTTCCAGAAGATGAATTGATAGATGTTGATGACTTGATACACTTATGGATATGCGAGGGATTCCTGGGGGAATACCAAGTTATAAAAGAAGTGTATAATAAGGGTTATGCAATGCTTCGTACCCTTATCCGTGCAAATTTGCTCGCAGAGATTGGCACAGAATTGGTTGTGATGCATGACGTGGTTCGTGAAATGGCTCTGTGGATTGCATCCGATTTTGGGAAACAGAAAGAGAATTTTGTTGTCCATGCAAACGTCGGATTAGTTGAAATACCAGAAGTCAAGGATTGGGGAGCTGTGAGAAGGATGTCATTAATGAAGAATCATATTAAAGAGATAACATGCAGCAGTTCCAAGTGTACTGAACTTACAACTCTGTTCCTTCAAGAGAATCAATTGAAGAATCTCTCCGGTGAATTCCTTCAGTCTATGAAAAAGCTAGTTGTTTTGGATTTGTCGAAGAATTCCAACTTGAGTGAACTTCCAGAGCAGATATCAGAGCTGGTCTCCTTGCAGTATCTTGACTTGTCTTATACAAGTATAGAAAAACTGCCGGTTGGTCTCCAAGAGTTGAAAAAGCTAACTCACCTGCTTTTACATGCTATAAGGAAACTTTGTAGTATCAGTGGGATATCAAGGTTGGTGAGTTTAAGAGTGTTGAGTCTGTTTGGATCTAATGTTCATGGAGATGTTAGTTTATTAAAAGAGCTGCAGCTCTTGGAGAAACTACAAGAGCTAATGATAACGGTGTCGGCTGAGTTAAGTttggagaaaatattattaGGGGATCAAAGGTTGGCAAACTGCATAACATATCTGGAGATTATCGATTTTCAAGAAAAGCCACTCGATTTATCATCCCTGGAGAGTATTGAGAATCTTCGTGTGCTATACCTGAAAAGTAGCCATGTCTCGGATATTAATAATCCGACAATTCCATGCTTTACCAACCTCTCAACAATGATAATAAGTGAGTGCCATAGCATGAAGGATCTCACTTGGATATTGGTTGCTCCAAATCTTTGCTCGCTATGTATTTCAGATTCCGTAGCAGTGGAagaaataataaacaaagagaaagcaaCCGATCTTACAGGTATTGCCCCACTTCTGAAACTAGAATTATTAGGTTTGGATAATTTGTCGAAGCTGGAGAGTATCTACCGGAGTCCTCTCCCCTTTCCATTTTTGAGGCGCATATTTGTATGGAAGTGTCCAAAGCTCAGAAAGTTTCCCTTAAATGCTACAAGTGTCCCACAAGTTGAtgaatttaacattaaaatggAGGAAACTGAGCTTGAGTGGGAGGACGAAGATACCAAAAATCGATTCTTGCCTTC ccAAATCGGTTCATTGTCTAAAGATCCATTACTCAAGATTGGGATTCTTCACTGCGAAAATCAGAATCATCGCTTCGTCTTACTATTGctgtctctttcttcttcctctagtgtgtgtgtttgtgtgctGTTCATTTGGATTTAA
- the LOC104703728 gene encoding syntaxin-124-like has translation MNDLFSSSFKKYTDLKQQAQMDDIEAGKETMNLDKFFEDVENVKDDMKGIETLYKRLQDSNEECKTVHNANKVKELRAKMDGDVAQVLKRVKIIKQKLEALEKPNANSRNVPGCGPGSSTDRTRTSVVSGLGKKLKDLMDSFQGLRARMNAEYKETVERRYFTITREKADEQTIENLISSGESENFLQKAIQEQGRGQILDTISEIQERHDEVKEIEKNLIELHQVFLDMAALVEAQGQQLNDIESHVSKASSFVRRGTDQLQDAREYQKSSRKWTCYAIILFIVVFALLLIPLLPHIMLMLK, from the exons ATGAATGATTTATTCTCTAGTTCGTTCAAGAAGTACACGGACCTGAAGCAACAGGCCCAAATGGACGATATCGAGGCAGGTAAAGAGACGATGAACCTCGATAAGTTCTTCGAGGATGTTGAAAATGTCAAAGATGACATGAAAGGCATAGAGACTCTTTACAAGAGGCTTCAAGATTCGAACGAAGAGTGCAAAACGGTACACAATGCCAATAAGGTGAAGGAACTCCGAGCAAAGATGGATGGAGATGTCGCTCAGGTCCTCAAGAGAGTCAAGATCATCAAACAAAAGCTCGAGGCGCTTGAAAAGCCAAATGCTAATAGCCGTAATGTCCCTGGTTGTGGCCCTGGCTCTTCCACCGATAGGACCAGGACGTCTGTTGTTAGTGGACTAGGGAAAAAACTTAAGGACTTGATGGATAGTTTTCAAGGTCTGCGCGCACGGATGAACGCTGAGTATAAAGAAACCGTAGAACGCAG ATATTTCACAATAACCAGAGAAAAGGCAGACGAGCAAACGATTGAGAACTTGATTTCGAGCGGTGAAAGCGAGAACTTTCTCCAGAAAGCGATACAAGAACAAGGGAGAGGCCAAATATTAGACACCATATCAGAGATTCAAGAGAGACATGATGAGgtgaaagagatagagaagaatCTTATAGAGCTTCACCAAGTGTTCTTAGACATGGCGGCTCTGGTTGAAGCACAAGGTCAGCAACTAAATGACATTGAAAGCCACGTGTCGAAGGCGAGCTCGTTTGTTAGAAGAGGGACAGACCAGCTTCAAGATGCAAGAGAGTACCAAAAGAGCTCGAGGAAATGGACTTGTTATGCCATTATTCTCTTCATCGTCGTTTTCGctttgcttctcataccactctTACCTCATATTATGCTCATGCTGAAGTGA
- the LOC104703729 gene encoding FBD-associated F-box protein At1g61320-like, whose protein sequence is MEGSSNKITKLTQSIPDDLVEHLISMYLPVQSLLRNRTLSKQFMNTAIQSRNLDFSGIYSRRRRQSEVVSIIEKVFNQYKGSKIERFVLVINHLGVEDKVISWINTCLGKNIKDIVLDFSKSKKVMEIPINFSDLENLQDLKLRSYKFEILDNSPKGLKLLRMLSLMRSELKKETIVAIFSNCFHLESLELTECRMDGMLNIQAQNHKKFKSLVLSSMRGLWNIHLDAPSLEIYKYNGYVIPFNFVRTYALRDTNLHYNRNFSPSYYDSSDLVVHNMSFFTNVSVLATTTIFLEALTHKHAEGGKFENPTFCTLFDIAEFLKECPRLEGVVIDIHNFTFATHLPFWETDHKDEIENNWNNKYLSGFLKKVKIFGYKGYPHELDIRSSLPKTHHL, encoded by the exons ATGGAAGGATCCTCAAATAAGATCACGAAACTTACTCAGTCAATTCCTGACGATCTGGTGGAGCACCTCATCTCCATGTATCTTCCAGTGCAATCTCTTTTACGAAATCGTACTCTGTCCAAACAATTTATGAATACAGCTATACAATCTCGTAACCTCGATTTCAGTGGAATATATTCTAGAAGACGTAGACAGTCAGAGGTTGTGAGCATCATCGAAAAAGTATTCAATCAATACAAAGGATCGAAGATTGAAAGATTCGTTTTGGTTATCAATCATCTTGGTGTAGAAGATAAAGTCATCTCGTGGATCAATACATGTcttggtaaaaatatcaaagatatCGTCCTAGATTTCTCCAAATCCAAAAAAGTTATGGAGATCCCGATCAATTTCTCTGACTTGGAGAATCTACAAGATTTGAAGCTGCGCTCATATAAATTTGAGATACTAGACAATTCTCCAAAAGGTTTAAAGCTCTTGAGGATGCTCTCACTTATGCGGAGTGAGTTGAAGAAAGAGACGATAGTTGCAATTTTCAGCAACTGCTTCCACCTCGAGTCGCTGGAACTAACCGAATGCCGGATGGATGGTATGTTGAACATCCAGGCTCAGAATCACAAGAAATTCAAGTCGCTTGTTTTGTCTTCTATGCGAGGGCTTTGGAACATCCATTTGGATGCACCCTCTTTAGAAATCTACAAATACAATGGATATGTCATTCCATTTAACTTTGTGAGAACATACGCACTTAGAGACACAAACCTCCATTACAATCGGAACTTTAGTCCGAGTTATTACGATTCAAGTGACTTGGTGGTTCATAACATGAGTTTCTTTACAAACGTTTCTGTCCtcgcaacaacaacaatctttcTTGAG GCTCTCACCCATAAACACGCAGAAGGAGGAAAATTCGAAAATCCTACGTTTTGCACTCTTTTCGACATCGCTGAATTCCTCAAAGAATGCCCTAGACTCGAAGGAGTTGTGATCGAT ATTCACAATTTCACCTTCGCAACTCATTTGCCTTTCTGGGAGACTGATCATAAGGATGAAATTGAGAATAACTGGAACAACAAGTACCTTTCGGGGTTTCTCAAGAAAGTTAAGATTTTCGGATATAAAGGCTACCCGCATGAGCTTGATATCAGGAGTTCTTTGCCAAAAACGCACCATCTCTAG
- the LOC104703730 gene encoding F-box protein At1g61340, with translation MALGKKRIVTQKSNLKHRRDVGDGGGLGLGLEFVQYKRGFGRKRILISSGDDEIVGDSVFNSPVGKSSSKKLCDKASSVGGCQSRELEDLPQDILVRIICGVEHEDLKQLFQVSKTIKEATSIAKELHFAYSTPRKTSSFHHGAFGWDKPFDAEYDEEIEAPGAPLQKRYRLSRINRNEDDSGISVALFN, from the exons ATGGCATTGGGGAAGAAGAGAATCGTAACCCAGAAATCGAATTTGAAGCACCGTCGAGATGTGGGTGACGGAggagggttagggttagggttagagtTCGTACAGTACAAGAGAGGATTTGGGAGAAAGAGGATTCTGATATCGTCAGGTGATGATGAGATTGTTGGGGATTCGGTTTTTAACTCACCTGTTGGGAAAAGCTCGTCTAAGAAGCTCTGTGATAAAGCTTCTTCTGTTGGAGGTTGTCAAAGTCGAGAACTTGAAGATCTTCCACAAGATATTCTG GTGAGGATTATCTGTGGGGTTGAGCATGAAGACTTGAAACAATTGTTTCAGGTTTCCAAGACAATCAAAGAAGCT ACATCAATCGCAAAGGAGTTACATTTCGCGTATAGTACACCTCGAAAAACCTCGTCTTTTCACCATGGTGCATTCGGTTGGGACAAACCGTTTGATGCAGAATATGATGAAGAGATTGAAGCTCCAGGAGCTCCACTGCAGAAAAGGTACCGCCTTTCGCGGATTAACCGTAACGAGGACGATTCTGGAATTTCCGTGGCTCTGTTCAACTGA